From the genome of Phyllostomus discolor isolate MPI-MPIP mPhyDis1 chromosome 12, mPhyDis1.pri.v3, whole genome shotgun sequence, one region includes:
- the LOC114490142 gene encoding 5-hydroxyisourate hydrolase-like, which produces MSSRATPRLRTLQRHLGSLEGRGMEPVSSPLTTHVLDTASGLPAQGLCLWLSRLEDHGQQWTELRKSYTNPDGRCPGLLLPGQMKAGTYKLTFDTEGYWKQRGQDSFYPYVEVVFTITDETHKFHVPLLLSPWSYTTYRGS; this is translated from the exons ATGAGCTCGAGGGCCACCCCGCGGCTGCGCACGCTCCAGCGACATCTGGGGTCCCTGGAG ggcagaggcaTGGAGCCAGTGAGCAGCCCTCTGACCACACATGTGCTGGACACGGCCTCGGGGCTCCCggcccagggcctctgcctcTGGCTGTCCAGGCTCGAGGACCATGGGCAGCAGTGGACTGAGCTGAGGAAAAG CTACACCAACCCCGACGGCCGCTGCCCGGGGCTCCTGCTACCAGGCCAGATGAAGGCGGGCACCTACAAGCTGACCTTCGACACCGAGGGCTACTGGAAGCAAAGGGGGCAGGACAGCTTCTACCCTTACGTGGAG GTCGTTTTCACCATCACAGACGAGACCCACAAGTTCCACGTCCCCCTGCTGCTGAGCCCCTGGTCCTACACCACCTACCGAGGGAGCTGA
- the LOC114490116 gene encoding histone-lysine N-methyltransferase PRDM9-like isoform X1, producing MDVKMYSLRERKGHVYQEVSEPQDDDYLYCEKCQNFFIDSCAVHGPPTFVMDSVVDKGHPHRSALTLPPGLRIGPSGIPEAGLGVWNEAADLPVGLHFGPYEGHITEDEEAANGGYSWLITKGRNCYEYVDGKDKSWANWMRYVNCARDDEEQNLVAFQYQRQIFYRTCRVVSPGCELLVWYGDEYGQELGIKWGSKWKRELTAGRAEPKPEIHPCPSCSLAFSTQNFLSRHVKLNHPSQSLPGASSRKHPQPEEPCPVDQNQQQQHSSTHSWNDKAERREVKERSAPLLQKISQRRVSRAVLKPCREQMGSSSESEQMMQEEPSTGQRAHPESTEKLSVGGGTSRIVALGQGGCGQSFDDGSQLLTHQRTHSGEKHHVCRECGRGFTRKSSLITHQRTHSGERPYVCRECGRGFTQKSDLIKHQRTHSGERPYVCRECGRGFTCQSHLISHQRTHSGERPYVCRECGRGFTQKSGLITHQRTHSGEKPYVCRECGRGFTRKSSLITHQRTHSGERPYVCRECGRGFTQKSGLITHQRTHSGEKPYVCRECGRGFTDKSGLITHQRTHSGERPYVCRECGRGFTRKSHLLRHQRTHSGEKPHVCRKS from the exons ATGGATGTGAAGATGTACAGCCTACGAGAAAGAAAGGGCCATGTGTACCAAGAGGTCAGCGAGCCCCAGGATGATGACTACCTTT ATTGTGAGAAGTGTCAGAACTTCTTCATCGACAGCTGTGCTGTGCATGGGCCCCCTACATTTGTAATGGACAGTGTAGTAGACAAGGGGCATCCCCACCgctcagccctcaccctgccccctgggttGAGAATCGGGCCATCGGGCAtccctgaggctgggcttggaGTGTGGAATGAGGCAGCTGACTTGCCAGTGGGTCTGCACTTTGGCCCTTATGAAGGACACATCACAGAAGATGAAGAGGCAGCCAATGGCGGCTACTCTTGGCTG ATCACCAAAGGGAGAAACTGCTATGAGTATGTGGATGGAAAGGACAAATCCTGGGCCAACTGGATGAG GTATGTGAACTGTGCCCGAGATGATGAAGAGCAGAACCTGGTGGCCTTTCAATACCAAAGGCAGATTTTCTACCGAACCTGCCGGGTCGTCAGTCCGGGCTGTGAGCTGCTGGTCTGGTACGGGGACGAgtatggccaggagctgggcatcAAGTGGGGCAGCAAGTGGAAGAGAGAGCTCACAGCTGGGAGAG CGGAGCCAAAGCCAGAGATCCACCCATGTCCCTCAtgctctctggccttctccaCTCAGAACTTCCTCAGCCGACACGTGAAACTCAATCATCCCTCTCAGAGTCTCCCGGGAGCATCTTCAAGAAAACACCCCCAACCAGAGGAACCCTGTCCAGTGGATCAGAATCAGCAGCAGCAACATAGTAGCACACACAGCTGGAATGATAAAGCTGAAAGGCGAGAGGTCAAAGAAAGGTCCGCCCCTTTGCTTCAAAAGATCAGTCAGAGGAGAGTCTCAAGGGCCGTTTTGAAACCCTGCAGGGAACAAATGGGAAGCTCTAGTGAGTCTGAGCAAATGATGCAGGAAGAGCCCAGCACAGGCCAGAGAGCGCATCCAGAGAGCACAGAGAAATTATCTGTGGGAGGGGGAACATCAAGAATTGTAGCACTCGGGCAAGGAGGGTGTGGGCAAAGCTTCGACGATGGGTCACAGCTcctcacacaccagaggacacactctggggagaagcaccatgtttgcagggagtgcgggcgaggctttacacggaagtcaagtctcatcacacaccagaggacacactcaggggagaggCCCTATGTCTGCAGGGAGTGcgggcgaggctttacacagaagtcagaTCTCATCaaacaccagaggacacactctggggagaggCCCTATGTCTGCAGGGAGTGCGGGCGAGGCTTTACATGCCAGTCACATCTCATctcacaccagaggacacactcaggggagaggCCCTATgtctgcagggagtgtgggagaggctttacacagaagtcaggtctcatcacacaccagaggacacactcaggggagaagccctatgtctGCAGGGAGTGCGGGCGAGGCTTTACACGGAAGTCaagtctcatcacacaccagaggacacactctggggagaggCCCTATgtctgcagggagtgtgggagaggctttacacagaagtcaggtctcatcacacaccagaggacacactcaggggagaagccctatgtctgcagggagtgtgggcgaggctttacagaCAAGTCAggtctcatcacacaccagaggacacactcaggggagaggCCCTATgtctgcagggagtgtgggagaggctttacaCGGAAGTCACATCTCCttagacaccagaggacacactcaggggagaagccccaTGTTTGCAGGAAAAGTTGA
- the LOC114490116 gene encoding histone-lysine N-methyltransferase PRDM9-like isoform X2, with the protein MDVKMYSLRERKGHVYQEVSEPQDDDYLYCEKCQNFFIDSCAVHGPPTFVMDSVVDKGHPHRSALTLPPGLRIGPSGIPEAGLGVWNEAADLPVGLHFGPYEGHITEDEEAANGGYSWLITKGRNCYEYVDGKDKSWANWMRYVNCARDDEEQNLVAFQYQRQIFYRTCRVVSPGCELLVWYGDEYGQELGIKWGSKWKRELTAGRAEPKPEIHPCPSCSLAFSTQNFLSRHVKLNHPSQSLPGASSRKHPQPEEPCPVDQNQQQQHSSTHSWNDKAERREVKERSAPLLQKISQRRVSRAVLKPCREQMGSSSESEQMMQEEPSTGQRAHPESTEKLSVGGGTSRIVALGQGGCGQSFDDGSQLLTHQRTHSGEKHHVCRECGRGFTRKSSLITHQRTHSGERPYVCRECGRGFTQKSDLIKHQRTHSGERPYVCRECGRGFTQKSGLITHQRTHSGEKPYVCRECGRGFTRKSSLITHQRTHSGERPYVCRECGRGFTQKSGLITHQRTHSGEKPYVCRECGRGFTDKSGLITHQRTHSGERPYVCRECGRGFTRKSHLLRHQRTHSGEKPHVCRKS; encoded by the exons ATGGATGTGAAGATGTACAGCCTACGAGAAAGAAAGGGCCATGTGTACCAAGAGGTCAGCGAGCCCCAGGATGATGACTACCTTT ATTGTGAGAAGTGTCAGAACTTCTTCATCGACAGCTGTGCTGTGCATGGGCCCCCTACATTTGTAATGGACAGTGTAGTAGACAAGGGGCATCCCCACCgctcagccctcaccctgccccctgggttGAGAATCGGGCCATCGGGCAtccctgaggctgggcttggaGTGTGGAATGAGGCAGCTGACTTGCCAGTGGGTCTGCACTTTGGCCCTTATGAAGGACACATCACAGAAGATGAAGAGGCAGCCAATGGCGGCTACTCTTGGCTG ATCACCAAAGGGAGAAACTGCTATGAGTATGTGGATGGAAAGGACAAATCCTGGGCCAACTGGATGAG GTATGTGAACTGTGCCCGAGATGATGAAGAGCAGAACCTGGTGGCCTTTCAATACCAAAGGCAGATTTTCTACCGAACCTGCCGGGTCGTCAGTCCGGGCTGTGAGCTGCTGGTCTGGTACGGGGACGAgtatggccaggagctgggcatcAAGTGGGGCAGCAAGTGGAAGAGAGAGCTCACAGCTGGGAGAG CGGAGCCAAAGCCAGAGATCCACCCATGTCCCTCAtgctctctggccttctccaCTCAGAACTTCCTCAGCCGACACGTGAAACTCAATCATCCCTCTCAGAGTCTCCCGGGAGCATCTTCAAGAAAACACCCCCAACCAGAGGAACCCTGTCCAGTGGATCAGAATCAGCAGCAGCAACATAGTAGCACACACAGCTGGAATGATAAAGCTGAAAGGCGAGAGGTCAAAGAAAGGTCCGCCCCTTTGCTTCAAAAGATCAGTCAGAGGAGAGTCTCAAGGGCCGTTTTGAAACCCTGCAGGGAACAAATGGGAAGCTCTAGTGAGTCTGAGCAAATGATGCAGGAAGAGCCCAGCACAGGCCAGAGAGCGCATCCAGAGAGCACAGAGAAATTATCTGTGGGAGGGGGAACATCAAGAATTGTAGCACTCGGGCAAGGAGGGTGTGGGCAAAGCTTCGACGATGGGTCACAGCTcctcacacaccagaggacacactctggggagaagcaccatgtttgcagggagtgcgggcgaggctttacacggaagtcaagtctcatcacacaccagaggacacactcaggggagaggCCCTATGTCTGCAGGGAGTGcgggcgaggctttacacagaagtcagaTCTCATCaaacaccagaggacacactctggggagaggCCCTATGTCTGCAGGGAGTGCGGGCGAG gctttacacagaagtcaggtctcatcacacaccagaggacacactcaggggagaagccctatgtctGCAGGGAGTGCGGGCGAGGCTTTACACGGAAGTCaagtctcatcacacaccagaggacacactctggggagaggCCCTATgtctgcagggagtgtgggagaggctttacacagaagtcaggtctcatcacacaccagaggacacactcaggggagaagccctatgtctgcagggagtgtgggcgaggctttacagaCAAGTCAggtctcatcacacaccagaggacacactcaggggagaggCCCTATgtctgcagggagtgtgggagaggctttacaCGGAAGTCACATCTCCttagacaccagaggacacactcaggggagaagccccaTGTTTGCAGGAAAAGTTGA
- the LOC114490116 gene encoding histone-lysine N-methyltransferase PRDM9-like isoform X4, with protein sequence MNTELLFKDQKITKGRNCYEYVDGKDKSWANWMRYVNCARDDEEQNLVAFQYQRQIFYRTCRVVSPGCELLVWYGDEYGQELGIKWGSKWKRELTAGRAEPKPEIHPCPSCSLAFSTQNFLSRHVKLNHPSQSLPGASSRKHPQPEEPCPVDQNQQQQHSSTHSWNDKAERREVKERSAPLLQKISQRRVSRAVLKPCREQMGSSSESEQMMQEEPSTGQRAHPESTEKLSVGGGTSRIVALGQGGCGQSFDDGSQLLTHQRTHSGEKHHVCRECGRGFTRKSSLITHQRTHSGERPYVCRECGRGFTQKSDLIKHQRTHSGERPYVCRECGRGFTCQSHLISHQRTHSGERPYVCRECGRGFTQKSGLITHQRTHSGEKPYVCRECGRGFTRKSSLITHQRTHSGERPYVCRECGRGFTQKSGLITHQRTHSGEKPYVCRECGRGFTDKSGLITHQRTHSGERPYVCRECGRGFTRKSHLLRHQRTHSGEKPHVCRKS encoded by the exons ATGAACACAGAACTCCTGTTTAAGGATCAGAAG ATCACCAAAGGGAGAAACTGCTATGAGTATGTGGATGGAAAGGACAAATCCTGGGCCAACTGGATGAG GTATGTGAACTGTGCCCGAGATGATGAAGAGCAGAACCTGGTGGCCTTTCAATACCAAAGGCAGATTTTCTACCGAACCTGCCGGGTCGTCAGTCCGGGCTGTGAGCTGCTGGTCTGGTACGGGGACGAgtatggccaggagctgggcatcAAGTGGGGCAGCAAGTGGAAGAGAGAGCTCACAGCTGGGAGAG CGGAGCCAAAGCCAGAGATCCACCCATGTCCCTCAtgctctctggccttctccaCTCAGAACTTCCTCAGCCGACACGTGAAACTCAATCATCCCTCTCAGAGTCTCCCGGGAGCATCTTCAAGAAAACACCCCCAACCAGAGGAACCCTGTCCAGTGGATCAGAATCAGCAGCAGCAACATAGTAGCACACACAGCTGGAATGATAAAGCTGAAAGGCGAGAGGTCAAAGAAAGGTCCGCCCCTTTGCTTCAAAAGATCAGTCAGAGGAGAGTCTCAAGGGCCGTTTTGAAACCCTGCAGGGAACAAATGGGAAGCTCTAGTGAGTCTGAGCAAATGATGCAGGAAGAGCCCAGCACAGGCCAGAGAGCGCATCCAGAGAGCACAGAGAAATTATCTGTGGGAGGGGGAACATCAAGAATTGTAGCACTCGGGCAAGGAGGGTGTGGGCAAAGCTTCGACGATGGGTCACAGCTcctcacacaccagaggacacactctggggagaagcaccatgtttgcagggagtgcgggcgaggctttacacggaagtcaagtctcatcacacaccagaggacacactcaggggagaggCCCTATGTCTGCAGGGAGTGcgggcgaggctttacacagaagtcagaTCTCATCaaacaccagaggacacactctggggagaggCCCTATGTCTGCAGGGAGTGCGGGCGAGGCTTTACATGCCAGTCACATCTCATctcacaccagaggacacactcaggggagaggCCCTATgtctgcagggagtgtgggagaggctttacacagaagtcaggtctcatcacacaccagaggacacactcaggggagaagccctatgtctGCAGGGAGTGCGGGCGAGGCTTTACACGGAAGTCaagtctcatcacacaccagaggacacactctggggagaggCCCTATgtctgcagggagtgtgggagaggctttacacagaagtcaggtctcatcacacaccagaggacacactcaggggagaagccctatgtctgcagggagtgtgggcgaggctttacagaCAAGTCAggtctcatcacacaccagaggacacactcaggggagaggCCCTATgtctgcagggagtgtgggagaggctttacaCGGAAGTCACATCTCCttagacaccagaggacacactcaggggagaagccccaTGTTTGCAGGAAAAGTTGA
- the LOC114490116 gene encoding histone-lysine N-methyltransferase PRDM9-like isoform X3, with protein MCTKRSASPRMMTTFITKGRNCYEYVDGKDKSWANWMRYVNCARDDEEQNLVAFQYQRQIFYRTCRVVSPGCELLVWYGDEYGQELGIKWGSKWKRELTAGRAEPKPEIHPCPSCSLAFSTQNFLSRHVKLNHPSQSLPGASSRKHPQPEEPCPVDQNQQQQHSSTHSWNDKAERREVKERSAPLLQKISQRRVSRAVLKPCREQMGSSSESEQMMQEEPSTGQRAHPESTEKLSVGGGTSRIVALGQGGCGQSFDDGSQLLTHQRTHSGEKHHVCRECGRGFTRKSSLITHQRTHSGERPYVCRECGRGFTQKSDLIKHQRTHSGERPYVCRECGRGFTCQSHLISHQRTHSGERPYVCRECGRGFTQKSGLITHQRTHSGEKPYVCRECGRGFTRKSSLITHQRTHSGERPYVCRECGRGFTQKSGLITHQRTHSGEKPYVCRECGRGFTDKSGLITHQRTHSGERPYVCRECGRGFTRKSHLLRHQRTHSGEKPHVCRKS; from the exons ATGTGTACCAAGAGGTCAGCGAGCCCCAGGATGATGACTACCTTT ATCACCAAAGGGAGAAACTGCTATGAGTATGTGGATGGAAAGGACAAATCCTGGGCCAACTGGATGAG GTATGTGAACTGTGCCCGAGATGATGAAGAGCAGAACCTGGTGGCCTTTCAATACCAAAGGCAGATTTTCTACCGAACCTGCCGGGTCGTCAGTCCGGGCTGTGAGCTGCTGGTCTGGTACGGGGACGAgtatggccaggagctgggcatcAAGTGGGGCAGCAAGTGGAAGAGAGAGCTCACAGCTGGGAGAG CGGAGCCAAAGCCAGAGATCCACCCATGTCCCTCAtgctctctggccttctccaCTCAGAACTTCCTCAGCCGACACGTGAAACTCAATCATCCCTCTCAGAGTCTCCCGGGAGCATCTTCAAGAAAACACCCCCAACCAGAGGAACCCTGTCCAGTGGATCAGAATCAGCAGCAGCAACATAGTAGCACACACAGCTGGAATGATAAAGCTGAAAGGCGAGAGGTCAAAGAAAGGTCCGCCCCTTTGCTTCAAAAGATCAGTCAGAGGAGAGTCTCAAGGGCCGTTTTGAAACCCTGCAGGGAACAAATGGGAAGCTCTAGTGAGTCTGAGCAAATGATGCAGGAAGAGCCCAGCACAGGCCAGAGAGCGCATCCAGAGAGCACAGAGAAATTATCTGTGGGAGGGGGAACATCAAGAATTGTAGCACTCGGGCAAGGAGGGTGTGGGCAAAGCTTCGACGATGGGTCACAGCTcctcacacaccagaggacacactctggggagaagcaccatgtttgcagggagtgcgggcgaggctttacacggaagtcaagtctcatcacacaccagaggacacactcaggggagaggCCCTATGTCTGCAGGGAGTGcgggcgaggctttacacagaagtcagaTCTCATCaaacaccagaggacacactctggggagaggCCCTATGTCTGCAGGGAGTGCGGGCGAGGCTTTACATGCCAGTCACATCTCATctcacaccagaggacacactcaggggagaggCCCTATgtctgcagggagtgtgggagaggctttacacagaagtcaggtctcatcacacaccagaggacacactcaggggagaagccctatgtctGCAGGGAGTGCGGGCGAGGCTTTACACGGAAGTCaagtctcatcacacaccagaggacacactctggggagaggCCCTATgtctgcagggagtgtgggagaggctttacacagaagtcaggtctcatcacacaccagaggacacactcaggggagaagccctatgtctgcagggagtgtgggcgaggctttacagaCAAGTCAggtctcatcacacaccagaggacacactcaggggagaggCCCTATgtctgcagggagtgtgggagaggctttacaCGGAAGTCACATCTCCttagacaccagaggacacactcaggggagaagccccaTGTTTGCAGGAAAAGTTGA